The Corynebacterium camporealensis genome contains a region encoding:
- a CDS encoding IS5 family transposase, with product MSNYNNPLAEPPDHAVGRSLGGLSTKVHALVDGHGMPLPMIVTAGHRGNCPVLIPLLKRLRVPGTVGRPRTRPDELRADRAYASKVVRRYLREHKITAAIPEKKDVIAARKRKGSKGGRPPTFDAQSYKGRNVVERFFGNLKQWRGVATRYDKLAVVYRAGVMAIAVMTWLKKLSDTP from the coding sequence TTGTCGAATTACAACAACCCGCTGGCCGAGCCGCCTGATCACGCGGTCGGCCGATCACTGGGTGGTCTGTCTACCAAGGTCCACGCCCTGGTCGACGGCCACGGTATGCCCCTGCCCATGATCGTCACTGCGGGCCACCGCGGTAACTGCCCGGTGCTGATCCCGTTGTTGAAACGCCTGCGGGTGCCCGGGACGGTGGGCCGACCGCGCACCCGGCCCGATGAACTGCGCGCGGATAGGGCGTATGCATCGAAGGTTGTGCGCAGGTATCTGCGCGAGCACAAGATCACGGCGGCGATCCCGGAGAAGAAGGACGTGATCGCCGCCCGGAAGCGGAAAGGCTCGAAGGGTGGGCGTCCACCGACGTTCGATGCGCAGTCCTACAAGGGCCGCAACGTGGTGGAACGGTTTTTCGGCAACCTCAAGCAGTGGCGGGGTGTGGCAACCCGGTACGACAAGCTCGCAGTTGTCTACCGGGCCGGCGTGATGGCTATCGCCGTCATGACCTGGCTGAAGAAATTGTCAGACACGCCCTAA
- a CDS encoding helix-turn-helix domain-containing protein, with product MTSKDDLLREFGARVCERRTECGWSQEELAHRSGMHRTYVSSVERGERNIALVNIIAIAGALDIDAGTLVGGLSNLH from the coding sequence GTGACCAGCAAAGATGACCTCCTGCGCGAATTCGGCGCCCGTGTGTGCGAGAGACGTACAGAGTGCGGGTGGTCCCAGGAGGAACTGGCTCATCGGTCCGGGATGCACCGCACCTACGTCAGCTCCGTCGAGCGCGGGGAACGCAACATCGCCCTGGTCAACATCATCGCTATCGCAGGCGCCCTGGACATCGATGCCGGCACACTGGTGGGCGGGCTAAGCAATCTGCACTAG
- a CDS encoding restriction endonuclease → MTGESNAASFTQQGMPTHQQLVVPIVRAIGELGGSAKAREITDQVLDNYPDVERLLEMTYPSRPNQSVLIDRIAWGRSTAKLIGVLEQPSKGMYITTDLGEELLGVSEDEAIQRIRDLDREYSRQQRRKKSDKIQPPSPAETDEEEPSEEVLAETDTEDDDSTATWKVQLLDRLHRLTPEGFEKFVLYLLRRYGLELTHIGGSGDEGIDGIGTAPLSPVLSSRVAVQVKRYAPNGKPIGRDTVALFQRDAQTKGAERAILVTLSRFTDPARKAATSSTPTVDLISGDRLADLIRDDGNSGVSLQPTVNENWFNKFD, encoded by the coding sequence ATGACCGGAGAAAGTAATGCGGCATCTTTCACCCAGCAGGGTATGCCTACCCACCAGCAGCTAGTTGTCCCAATTGTGCGGGCAATAGGGGAGTTGGGGGGATCCGCCAAAGCCCGGGAAATCACTGATCAGGTTCTCGATAACTACCCGGATGTCGAGCGTCTCCTGGAGATGACGTACCCGTCCCGGCCTAACCAGTCGGTTTTGATTGACCGCATCGCCTGGGGGCGTTCTACCGCTAAATTGATTGGGGTCCTCGAGCAACCCTCCAAGGGGATGTACATCACCACTGATCTGGGCGAAGAACTGCTTGGAGTCTCGGAGGATGAGGCTATACAGCGGATTCGTGATCTCGACCGGGAGTACAGCCGCCAGCAGCGTCGGAAAAAATCGGACAAAATCCAGCCACCGAGTCCGGCGGAAACGGATGAGGAGGAACCCTCGGAAGAGGTTCTCGCTGAGACGGACACCGAAGATGATGACTCCACGGCTACGTGGAAGGTCCAGCTTTTGGATCGCCTCCACCGTCTCACACCGGAGGGCTTCGAGAAGTTCGTTCTCTATCTCTTGCGCCGTTACGGGCTGGAGCTGACCCATATCGGGGGAAGTGGAGACGAAGGGATCGACGGGATCGGTACGGCTCCGCTGAGTCCTGTCCTTTCTTCGCGGGTGGCGGTCCAGGTGAAGCGATACGCCCCGAATGGGAAACCGATCGGGCGAGACACCGTTGCCCTGTTCCAACGTGACGCGCAGACTAAGGGGGCCGAGCGCGCCATCCTGGTGACCCTCAGCCGGTTCACTGACCCGGCCCGTAAGGCCGCGACTTCTTCCACCCCCACCGTTGACCTGATCAGTGGCGACCGGTTGGCCGATCTCATCCGCGACGACGGAAACTCGGGAGTGAGCCTGCAGCCGACGGTCAACGAGAACTGGTTTAACAAGTTCGACTAG